The Methanobrevibacter sp. genome contains the following window.
TAAAATACAAGCTTGGAAGGATTCCTTCATTATATGACTTCGCCGTTAATGCAGATTTCAATCCTGAACTGATTTTAAATCACAAGGATTTCCCCACCTATCATGATTTCCTTGACCAGATTGATGATGACTATACTTCCAATATTGACAATCTTGATCATTTAAAGTTCATATCCAAGAAGCTTTTAAAGGGAATCAGGCCTCATGAGCTGATTATTCTTGAATGCCTTAAATACAACAAGTATTTCACTGTCGAGCAGGTTGAAAAATGTCTTAAGGACAATTTTGATTTGGAAAATCAGTTTGATTCCATAAAGGGTGCCATCAACTTTTTGAGCCTTAACTTTTATCTTAAGGAAAAGGGTGAGGGATATCAGGCAAATACCATTGAAAAACTCATTGACAATCCAAAAAACCTGTTTTTCAACTTCGATGAGGATGTTTTCAGGGATTTGAAAAACAACACTGATTACAGATTTGAAATCTCAGATTCCTTCAGACAGGCCATTTCATCTCAGGTATTTGTAAATCACCTGAATGATGCTTTAAAATATGGAATTTTCAAGTATGTTAATGTATATTCATCACAAGGCGACTTTAAGCTGTATGAAAAATACTCAAGGGAAGATGTCTTGAGGATTATGAACTGGAAGCACTTCATGAACGGTCAAAACATCGGTGGCTATAAGATAAAGTACAATACCTGTCCGATTTTTGTAACATACAACAAGGCTGAGGACATATCAGAGACAATCAACTATGAGGATCATTTCATCTCAAAAACTGAATTCAACTGGATGAGCAGAAACAACCGTAAGACTTCATCACCTGAACTTGAACCTCTCATTAACTACAATGGCGTTGATACCGAGCTTTTCATTCAGAAAAGTAATGATGAGGGAATTGAGTTCTACTATATTGGTAAACTGACTCCTGTAAGCTACAGGCAGGTTTACAGAACAATTGGTGGCAAGGAACAGCCTATTGTTAATTTCCATTTCAAGATCGACCATGAGGTCAAGGATGAGATTTACAATTATTTCGTTAAGGATTAATTATCATACACATCAATCCAAAACCATTAATTTATTTTAATCGTCTTTTACATTAACACCAAGCATTTCAATTTTTATAAATTTTTAAAAATTGGGATATATATCAAATACTTTAAAAATTAGAATTTCTACTGGTGAATGGCGGTCGTTAATGTTAAAAAAATAAGCGGGAGTATGGAGCATGTTTCAGCTCCATCAGGTAATGAGTACATCAGAATTATATTTACATGTAGTGGTATGTTGCAATGCCGGAGAATGTTGGAATCGGTCGGTATTCTATTTTTCCGTCTTCGGTTTCAATAATATAAGGTTCAATTGGTTGGTCTATAGCTTTTATAACTTCTTGCATAGTTTTTTTGATATTCATAATTTCACCTCATTTTTTTTCGTTAATCTTACTTTGGTCAGGGTCATTTATAAAGTTTTTCGCCTGCAAGCGCTTACTTGCATCTTAAATTCCTCTTTAAAGGGTTTAAAACACTTTTTAGCTAAAATTAAGTTTTGTCATAAAAAACTATATTAACTCACAGGGATAACTATTATCAAGGTGGTTATAATGGTCGACAAGTCCAATATCGAAGCAAGAATCAGAAAGGCCGAGGAGCTTAAAGCATCACTTGAGGAAAAATTTGAAAAGGTCAGGGGATCTCCAAGGGAAGATGAATTCAAATCCCAGCTTGACAAGGTAAACGGCCTGATAGCTCATCTAACTGAAGAGCTTGAAAAATAATCTTTTTTTTTTTAAAAATAGTTGGTTTTGGGAGTTTTTAAAACTCCCAATGTTTTTATTTTAAAATGGAGAATTGGATAAAAACTTTTTATATTATTGGCTTTGAGTTTCAATCATCTCAAAGTACAATTAAATATATTAAACTGCTTTTATAAATAGTTTTTCGCCTGCAAGCGCTTACTTGCATTCTTTAAATGATAAAATAATCGTTAAAAATAGTATTTAAGGAGTGCGGGAGTATGAAACTCCCGTGTTTTGAACTAATTGAATAACATCCATAATTTGGGGAAGTTTGAAGGTAAACTTCCCTAAGCTTTAATTTCGGAAAATAAATAATAACTAAAGTGTCAATAACACCAAATTATTATTTATGTGTTTACAATATTTGTTGACTTTGACTTTCACCAAAGTCATATGAATATATAACGATAGAAATATTTAAAATTTTTTGCAAGCAAGTGCTTACTTGCATTTGAATCTAGTTTTTAAGAATCCCGTTTTTGAGTATGTCCATAATGTTTTCTGCATATTGCTTGTTTTCAACGCTAGGCTTTTTGTTGTAGACTTTCCACAGGACAACTGACTGGAATGTCAGGCTGAAACACATGATACTTAGGGACCTTGCATCAAGCTCTCTGATGTTTCCCTTTTCAATCTGCAGCTTGAAGAATGCTTCCATCTGGTCTAAAATGACATCGGTAATGTTTGAAATCAGAAGCTTTTTGCCCGGGATGTCTCTGACCTCTTCCATTGCTATCTTGATGACGCTTAAATCATTGTCTGACAGCTCAAGCATTTTCCTGAAGTTGTTTGTAAGGTAGTCCTCTATCTCCTCGTCTTCACTGTAGTCAAAGATTTCGCGTAGTCTTTCTATGAGAATATTCATGTGATAGTCTTTTGTCACATTAATGAGGTTGCTTTTATTTTCAAACTTCCTGAAAATTGTTACTTCGTTAACTCCGGCTTCTTTAGCTATTCTTTTTGTTGTTGCTTTTGTAACACCTTCTTTTTGAAGGATGTTGAAAGTTGCGATTACTATTTTTTCTTCTGTGTTATCCAATTTTCTATCCATATTGTTAATTATGTGTTTAACAATATAAAAATTGGCACCGGTTTTAATCCTATTTTGATTTTGTATGAAATATTTGATATGTTCCGTGATTTCATTTTTGGTGATTTTAAGGCAGTGTCTAGAAAAAAATTTTTTTCGAGTAACGCAATATTTCATCTGAAAAGTCATGATTTTGAATTTTGTCAATATGATGTAAAATGTCATGAGTGATGATTTGGTATAACTTTTTTGGTGTTGATTTTACTGTTTTTTTAAAAGTTGACTTTTTGGCCTCAAATTTCTGATTGGAGCATTCAGAGCCTGTTACTGTATGAAGATTTCCCGCGAGTAAATCGATATTTTTCACACTTTTGCACTTTTGCCACCATTTTTAGTCATGTTTTACAAATCTTGGAAAGTGATGTCAATGTTGTCATTTTAAGATTGTATTTGTCCTGATTTGACTTTCCGGCAGTTACACTTGAAATGCACCTTTAAATGATTTCGCTTTTATTTTTGATGGTTGAAAAACTGTTAAATATATTTTTTTTCAAAGTAAGGGTATGGGTGTGATGATGAAAATATATGAAATTGCAGGTAGGGTCATGGTGATCGTTCTTTCCATGGGGTGTCTGTGTAATGGAAATATTAAATTTCACTGAAGACGACTTCTCAAAGATTCCGGAATGCATAATGTATATCTAGGAGTTTTCCAAAATTAACGGCCTTTCCGTTTAAAATATCCTGGGCAATGACGATTTCTAGAAATCAATTTTTTTCCAAGAAAAATATGTATGGCTGATAATCGCTATTTTTGTTTAACAAAGTAATTTTAATTTAACTTTTTTTTAAAAAATCATCACATAAACTATCCAAATCATCATATTTGGCCAATTATTGAAAGATGTTAATATAGTATTTATAATATTATAAATAAATATTAAATTATATTCAAATGAAGGGATTTAAATGAAGCTTAAATACGCATTAATGATTAGTTTTCTTGTGATTGTTCTCTCGATTGGAGCCGTCAGTGCATCAGATGACAATCAAGATTTGTCTGCCGGCAGTGAAATCATCACTGATGATGTTCTATCAGATGATGGTGTTGTAAATGATGATTTTGAAGATTATGATGAAGACTTTGAGGATGATGACTACTTGGATGAGGATGATGGGGACTCCTATCAGATAAACGTCAATGAGGCGGCGGAATATGTCTATTACCTTGATGATGTTGAAATTGCAAGTCTCACACTTCCAAGTGACGCATACGGTTATGTTGCAGCATATGACGGAGGATATGATGAAGGGGACTTTATAGCAATGTTTCCGCTTAAACAGGGTCATGTCAGCATCAAACTCTCAGACTTGCAGTTTCCCGAAGAAACCCGTTTGGGAACACACTTTCTCGAATTCATCTATGAGGCAGACGACTATTATGTCGATGACGGGGATGTTATAGTCAACATTATCGATTATGAATTTAAAGCTCCTGAAACCGTATTTCTTGGTGAAGATGCCAAATACATACTGGATTTGCACAATAACATTACCGGAACATTATATGTAACAGAAAAGATTGAAGATATTGACGGTGATTATTTAAACGGTGAGGTAACATATTATGATGTCATCAACGGCAGTGCAGAAGTCGTATTTTCAAATTTATCCATGGGCACACACATTTATTCCTTTGATTTTGATGAAGATGAATACTTTTTCAACCGTGAAGTATTTCTTTATGTATATCCTAATGTCAAGGTTAAAGACAGGGTAACAATCGGAAAGGACAGCATTGTAGACGTTAAACTGCCTGGTGATGCACAGGGCACATTTTCAATTTCCCTTTACAGCGATGAACTGTCAGACATCATTGACTATGATGTTGAATATGAGAACGGAAAAGTCCAGTTCCCTTCAATAGGACTGTTTGCAGGCATGTATGATGTTGTGGGCTTTGAAATAAATGACTACAAATACGGATCAATCAACTTTGAGGAAACTCCACAGTCATACACTGGTGATGGCATTTATGCATCATTTAAAGCCGTAAATCCTTCAAATGTGGTCGTTTCAACAAATTCCATCTCACCGCTTTACACCACAACCGGAATATACAAAATCAAGGTTACAATTGCCGGAAAAGCGGTCAAAGGCGCAATGGTGCTCTTTGAGCTGGGTGACGATGAAGTGCAAGTTTACACAGACAGCAACGGATATGCAAGCCTGAAGATAAAGAAAAATCCTGGAACCTACAAGGTCAAAGCAAAAGTTCTTGGAAAAACAGTCACCAAAAAGATAACCGTTAAGCACCTGGTTACATTAAAGACTGTTGCAGTTAAAAAATCCGCCAAAAAGCTGATTCTGCAGGCAAGCCTTGCAAAGGTAAACAAGAAATACCTGAAATCAAAACTGATTACCTTCAAGTTCAACGGCAAAACCTACAAGGCAAAAACCAACAGCAAAGGCGTTGCAAAAGTCACCATAAAATCATCAGTGCTTAAAAAGCTCAAGGCAGGTAAAAAAATCACCTATCAGGCCACATATCTAAAAGACACTGTCAAAAAATCAGTTAAAGTAAAAAAATAGGTTTTATACCTATTTAATCTTATTTTTTTTAAAATATAATTTAATATATTGCCTCCGACATATGTATTCATTAGTGAGGTAATTAGTGTGAAATCGAAAATTTTTTTAATATCAATTTTATTTTTAATGGCCATATGCATGGCCGCAACGGTTTGTGCATCAGACAACACTACTGATGCGCAGGTAAGTGATGATATTAAGGTATCATTCAACGATACAGTCTATAGCGAAGATTTGGGCTACATTAATGTTGAACTGCCTGAAAATACATCAGGAAACCTTAAGGCAACAATAAATGACGTCGAATTCTACAATGAAAACATATCCTCTTCGGTGCAGGTTCCAATTACAATCCCTCAAAAGGCAATATCCTCAATTGTGGTAAACAGGAACACCGACCACCTCAATTACCATATTGACATGTTTTTCAACAACATCTCAATACTCAACAGCAATTTGAAGGTTATGAAAATTGCTCCCAATTTCACAACTCCCGGTTTTGCATCAGAAATCCTAAAGGATGATCCGGAAGGTTATGTTTCAGTATTTTTCCCTGAATCCGCAAACGGTGAAGTCAAGATATATGTTGACGGTGTCTTTTTAACCAATCTCACCGCTCAGCAGTACATGTTTTTAAATGCAACAAAATTCAACACTTTGGCTTTGGGCAGCCATAATGTCACAATATCCTATGCAGGGGACAGCTACTACAGGAAATTCACAAAAACATTCAACTTTACAGTGGTTGACATGCTTATACAGATACCGCAAAACATGCTTTTGGACCATGACGACTGCATATCCGCGAAAATTCTCAATAATCGTGATGGTATCGTCTCAGTCTATGTGGACAATCAACTGGTCTTTAAAGACAAGCTTGACAAATATGGTGAGTTTCTGCACTGCATGTTTGATGATGTAACCTGCGGTGAGCATCTCCTTGAAGTACAGTACAATGCATCCAAATTCAGCAAGTCCAAAAAGGTCCTTGTCAATGTAACCTATGATGTGGACATCTGGAATTACGGAAGATTCGTATACGGTGAAGACAGTCAGGTTGTAATAATCGTACCTACAGACTTTAAAAAGAATCTCATTGACATCACAATCGACGGAGTAAAACAGACTGATTTTGGCATTGACAATTCAGGATGGATTGAACTTGACGTTTCAAAACTCCCGATGGGCAATCACACACTTGTATTTGACTTTAAAGGCAATCAGAAATACTACGCATCTACATTAACACACAACTTCACAATCGACTATAAGATAGTGGTTTCCCCATTCCACTACTACGGAGACAGCGGAATCGCTTCACTTACACTTCCGGACTCTGCAAAAGGAAGCCTTGAAGTATATATCAACGGAAAACTTTACAAAACAGTTAAGGTCACTGACGGAAAAGCTGAAATCAGTATAAAAGGTATGATTCCTGGTAAATATGACTTGTCTGCAAAATACACTGGTGATGACTTTAACGTCACTGAAATCGACACCAAATATACAGTATATCCTGACATCAAGACTCCCGGCGAGATGTATGCCTCTCAAAACAAGTTCATTAAAATTTTGACTCCTAAAGATGCAAAAGGAAAAGTGATCTTTAATGTCAACGGCAAAAACATCACAGCCACAATCAAGGACGGCGTAGCAAGTATGCCATTAAAAGACCTTAAACCTGGTGAATACGACATTGATGCTTACTATTTCGGTGAAAACGGATTCAACTGCACAGAATATGCATTTGTCACCGTGCTCAGCAATGTCAAAATACCGAACGTTAATGTAATCTACACTAACAATGCCAATGTTAAAGTCTACTTTAACGGCAAGCTTGTCAAAAACAAGTATGTGACATTTAAAGTATCCGGCAAAACCATCAAGGCAAAAACAAACAAAAATGGAATTGCAACACTTAAAGTCAATTTAAAACCTGGTGAATACAAACTTCAGGCAAGCTACGGTGCATCCAAAGTCACCAAAAAGCTTACAGTCAAACATCTCGTAAGCCTGAACACAGTCAAGGTCAAAAAATCAGCTAAAAAAGTTGTTTTAACAGTAAAATTAGCTAAAAAACTTAAAAATAAAGTAATCAAATTCAAATTCAACGGCAAAACCGTAAAAGCAAAAACCAATTCAAAAGGAATTGCAAAAGCCACTTTCAAAACTTCCGCACTTAAGGTCGGCAAAAAAATAACCTATTCAGCCACCTACATGAAAGACACAGTAAAAAAGACTGTTAAAGTAAGTAAATAGCTGAAAAAAATAAATAAAAAAGTAGTTAGAGAGTAAAATCTCTAACGTTTAACTTTTAAACTTCTTTTTAAGGTATCTTTAAGGTAAGTAATGCTTATTGTGTATTTCTTACCCACTTTGAGCTTACCGATAACGCTCTTTTTAATGGTAAACTTCGCAATGCCCTTGCTGTTTGTTTTGGCGGTGTATTTTTTACCGTTGAGCTTAAGGGTCACCTTCTTGTTTTTAAGAACCTTCTTGTTTTTTAAGGTAACCTTATAGACCAATTTAGAAGTCCTTTTAACGGTAGTTGTCTTTTTTGCATTTATCACATGTTTTACGGTAATCTTATATGTCTGTGATGCGGCACCATATTTTATGGTCATCTTGTGAGTGCCCGGAGTTAAGGTTTTCGGAATCGGGAATAAAACTACGCCCTGTGAGGATGTCTTAACCTTATGAGCCTTTTTGTCAATGTAGATTGTGACATACTTGTTTTTCAATGGAGCATCATAGTTATCTGCCATAAGAATAAATGCGGTTCCCCTCACATCATTGCAATACATGTTAATGTTTTTAGCTCCTGCAAACCTTGAAGCAACAGTTATTGTCTTTTTAGCTACCTCGCCGGTCTTTGGATTTTTAATGCTGATTGTCTTTTTGGAGGACAGCTTCTTGAATGCAATTGTAACGTATCCGTTGGAATCAGTTTTGTATGTGGTAGTTTTTCCGTTGACAGTCACTTTAACATTGGTATTTTTAATGGCAGCTCCTGAAGCATCAAGTAATCTGAATTTGAAATTATAATTGCTGCCGCTAGCTCTTTTGGCATTGGATGCAACAACTGTGCTTTTAACAAGAACTGAAGTGATTATTGTTGTGTTTTTGTATTTGACGGTAACCTTATAGCTTCCAGGATTGAGATTTATAGGAAGTTTTGCGCTGCCGTTTTCATCGGCCACAACTTTTCTTTCAACTCCGTTCAATTCAAATATAACTTCTTCGCCTGCACCGACAGTTGCAACAAGAGGAGCAGAATTGGCATAGTATTTCACAAGATTGCTTGCAATTCCCAAATCCTCTACAGTATATACTTTTAAAAGAGCCACAGAGCCCTGGTCATTTAAGTCAACCCATGTCTTGCCGTCATCACTCAGGAATGAAACGTTTTCCTGATCATGGAGCCTGCTTGATGCCATGTAAGGAATCTTGTTTTTGAATACCACTTCAAATTTGTCTCCTTCCTTGATTTGGATGTAGTCATTAAGCTTTATTGTTTCATATCCTCTGAAGCTTGAAACTCCATTCTGTGAGTATACGTTTACTCCGTTGACATAGACTGTAAACTGGTAGCTTGCACCGGTTTTGTTGAAAAATGTTCCAACAGCAGATATGAGGCCGTCCTTTTCAGCAACATAAGTGTTTTTGTAGTAAGGAATATTGTAAATACCTAAAAGGCCTGAAACTTCATGCTGGTAGTTCATGTCATAGGTTTCGTTGTTTCTTATAACAAATGCAATAGGCTTGTGGGCTGTTGCAAGGGTTTCATCATAATATGAAATATAGAAGTAACCGTTTTCTCCCCATTCACTTCCCCAGCTGTTTTGAACAATGAATGCACCGTCTCCTGCCGGTGTTTTCACGAAATTCTCCTTAGGATAATTGTCATCCCATCCGACTATGCAGATACTGTGGTTCGGATCGACTTTGATTCCGTAATAGTACTGCGCATTGGTGGTCTTGTTGAAGAAAAGCAGACCTGTAGTTGAAAATTCGGTTGCTTCCACAGCACCGTATTTAAGTATCGCCTGCTTGATTTGGTCATTGTCAGTGGCGTTCTTTCTTTCAGGAATTTCAACAATGTCCACGATATGGATGTCCTCATCGGTAAATATCAGTGGGGATATTTTTCCAAGCTCATCATATTCGTCATATCCGCTAGGGGATACTCCAAGCCAGCTCAGGAAGTATGTGGCTGGAATGAATCCGTTTGCACCTTCAGTTATTTCTATAACTCCGTATTTGGAATACTGCAGCAGGGAATTCTGCAGGTTGTTTACTGAGAAGTTAGAGCTGATGTTTGTGTATCTTATGAGTGCAGACTGCAGTG
Protein-coding sequences here:
- a CDS encoding TetR/AcrR family transcriptional regulator is translated as MDRKLDNTEEKIVIATFNILQKEGVTKATTKRIAKEAGVNEVTIFRKFENKSNLINVTKDYHMNILIERLREIFDYSEDEEIEDYLTNNFRKMLELSDNDLSVIKIAMEEVRDIPGKKLLISNITDVILDQMEAFFKLQIEKGNIRELDARSLSIMCFSLTFQSVVLWKVYNKKPSVENKQYAENIMDILKNGILKN
- a CDS encoding C1 family peptidase, with the protein product MKFKKITLILLILFILSISAVSASESGDDTVLTNSTVDVKTFTDLNKDISNAGEFNVTDSYKFNGQYDANYTGGIEIKNRNIVINGNDNVIDADGKSAIFKIENSNVTLNNLVFKNANSSSLFVKNSNLTTNNCVFENNIAGDGGGAVYTYNAKYTSKNDQFLNNYAKEGAAMFIDDNSVLKLENGSFKSAKELYWGLIYIRSSQMNIAETTFEDITSKYAPAVYVLKGKGEIRNSNFINLHASLTAGAIGIKDFSSPITIDSCSFINTSSQKNGGAIFVDSSADEVLSLGKILINNTQFTNCSSEFGGAILYLEGTLTVDNSTFTSNSAVYDGGAIYSSYTRANILNSRFISNHALTKGFSNGGAYYYSQGVLTVNSTRFEGNDASEGAAIYAYDATLRLNNNYFNNPTQNASSLYVEFIRKYTDNQNNFTNDVKSLDNKHTETNVEGSQMSYKILENTIHFDQLPSRFDLRDYNFTSPVFNQGSMGACWAFGAIEALQSALIRYTNISSNFSVNNLQNSLLQYSKYGVIEITEGANGFIPATYFLSWLGVSPSGYDEYDELGKISPLIFTDEDIHIVDIVEIPERKNATDNDQIKQAILKYGAVEATEFSTTGLLFFNKTTNAQYYYGIKVDPNHSICIVGWDDNYPKENFVKTPAGDGAFIVQNSWGSEWGENGYFYISYYDETLATAHKPIAFVIRNNETYDMNYQHEVSGLLGIYNIPYYKNTYVAEKDGLISAVGTFFNKTGASYQFTVYVNGVNVYSQNGVSSFRGYETIKLNDYIQIKEGDKFEVVFKNKIPYMASSRLHDQENVSFLSDDGKTWVDLNDQGSVALLKVYTVEDLGIASNLVKYYANSAPLVATVGAGEEVIFELNGVERKVVADENGSAKLPINLNPGSYKVTVKYKNTTIITSVLVKSTVVASNAKRASGSNYNFKFRLLDASGAAIKNTNVKVTVNGKTTTYKTDSNGYVTIAFKKLSSKKTISIKNPKTGEVAKKTITVASRFAGAKNINMYCNDVRGTAFILMADNYDAPLKNKYVTIYIDKKAHKVKTSSQGVVLFPIPKTLTPGTHKMTIKYGAASQTYKITVKHVINAKKTTTVKRTSKLVYKVTLKNKKVLKNKKVTLKLNGKKYTAKTNSKGIAKFTIKKSVIGKLKVGKKYTISITYLKDTLKRSLKVKR